The proteins below are encoded in one region of Ferruginibacter lapsinanis:
- the bglX gene encoding beta-glucosidase BglX yields the protein MSSKKPVIFLSVFFCTITFLSYGQQSAAPTNAYTSVKNIEARVDSVLKLMTLEEKVGQMNQYNGFWDATGPAPKEGNAQLKYQHLTKGLVGAILNVRGVTEVRKLQEIAVKQTRLGIPLLFGSDVIHGYKTLFPIPLGESASWDLEAIERSARVAAIEASAVGINWTFAPMVDITRDARWGRVMEGAGEDPYLGSIIGATRIKGFQGTDLAASNTIIASVKHLAAYGFAEAGRDYNTADVGTSTLYNIILPPFKAAVDANVRTVMNSFNVLNGIPSTANKFLQRDILKGKWKFDGFVVSDWSSGAEMIDHGFAKDLSQVTELSVNAGSDMDMESYAYVKYLQGLVESGKVDIALVDDAVKRILRVKFELGLFDDPYKYCDLKKEKELIYHPDHLAAALDVAKKSIVLLKNDKQLLPLKKTQKNIAIIGALANDKNSPLGGWRIGSDDSSAVSFLEGFKKYTNNFKYSKGADVITAPIAFAVEASVNETDKSGFKAAIELAKKSSVVIMVLGEQGFQTGEGRSRTKLDLPGVQQQLLEEVYKVNKNIILVLMNGRPLAIPWAAEHIPAIVEAWQLGTETGNAIAQVLFGDYNPGGKLTMSFPRSVGQVPIYYNHYNTGRPGPKKEVFWSHYGDESNQPLYPFGFGLSYTSFDYSGLHIDAADQSKIKVSITVKNTGKVSGEEVVQLYIHDKVASVVRPVKELKGFKKIKLEPGESRQVAFVLTDAELGFFNNEGQFIVEPGDFDILVGTNSQQGVSGSFTRR from the coding sequence ATGAGCAGTAAAAAACCTGTGATATTTTTAAGTGTATTTTTTTGTACGATCACATTTTTGAGTTACGGTCAGCAATCTGCTGCTCCGACTAATGCATATACATCGGTTAAGAATATAGAAGCCAGGGTTGACTCTGTGTTGAAACTGATGACATTAGAAGAAAAGGTTGGTCAGATGAATCAGTACAATGGTTTTTGGGATGCAACAGGGCCGGCACCAAAGGAAGGTAATGCACAATTAAAATATCAGCATCTTACCAAAGGATTGGTTGGTGCTATATTAAATGTAAGAGGTGTAACTGAAGTAAGAAAATTGCAGGAGATAGCTGTAAAACAAACGAGGTTAGGGATCCCGCTTTTGTTTGGATCTGATGTGATACATGGATACAAAACACTTTTTCCCATTCCTTTAGGCGAATCTGCCAGTTGGGATCTTGAAGCTATTGAAAGATCTGCAAGAGTGGCTGCAATTGAAGCATCGGCAGTAGGGATCAACTGGACATTCGCTCCAATGGTAGATATCACCAGAGATGCCCGTTGGGGAAGAGTGATGGAAGGAGCCGGAGAAGATCCGTATCTAGGATCGATCATCGGTGCTACAAGAATAAAAGGTTTTCAGGGAACAGACCTGGCTGCATCCAATACTATTATTGCATCGGTGAAACATTTAGCTGCTTATGGTTTTGCAGAAGCCGGTCGTGATTATAATACAGCTGATGTTGGTACATCAACGCTATATAATATTATTCTGCCTCCGTTTAAAGCTGCTGTAGATGCGAATGTAAGAACAGTAATGAATTCATTCAATGTACTCAACGGCATTCCGTCAACAGCCAATAAATTTCTTCAAAGAGACATTTTAAAAGGTAAATGGAAGTTTGATGGTTTTGTTGTTTCTGATTGGAGTTCGGGAGCAGAGATGATCGATCATGGTTTTGCAAAAGACCTGTCGCAGGTAACAGAGCTATCTGTGAATGCAGGCAGTGACATGGATATGGAGTCTTATGCTTATGTGAAATATTTACAAGGATTGGTAGAATCGGGAAAAGTGGATATTGCATTGGTTGACGATGCCGTTAAAAGGATTTTGAGAGTGAAATTTGAACTCGGCCTATTTGATGATCCTTACAAGTATTGCGATCTGAAAAAAGAAAAAGAATTGATCTATCATCCCGATCATTTAGCCGCGGCTTTGGATGTGGCAAAAAAATCGATCGTGCTGTTAAAAAATGACAAGCAATTATTACCCCTTAAAAAAACTCAAAAGAATATAGCGATCATCGGGGCATTAGCCAATGATAAGAATAGCCCTTTAGGCGGATGGCGCATAGGCTCTGACGATAGTAGTGCTGTGTCTTTTTTAGAAGGCTTTAAAAAATACACTAACAATTTTAAATATAGCAAAGGCGCTGATGTAATAACAGCTCCAATAGCTTTTGCTGTAGAGGCAAGTGTGAATGAAACCGATAAGAGTGGTTTTAAAGCTGCTATTGAGTTGGCAAAGAAATCTTCTGTTGTAATTATGGTATTGGGTGAGCAAGGATTTCAAACAGGAGAGGGAAGAAGCAGAACAAAGCTTGATCTGCCGGGAGTACAGCAGCAATTATTGGAAGAAGTGTATAAGGTGAATAAGAATATTATTTTAGTATTAATGAATGGACGGCCACTTGCTATTCCCTGGGCGGCAGAACATATACCGGCTATTGTAGAGGCATGGCAATTAGGAACTGAAACCGGTAATGCCATTGCACAGGTGTTATTTGGAGATTATAATCCCGGAGGTAAGTTGACCATGTCATTCCCTCGTAGTGTAGGCCAGGTGCCGATTTATTATAACCATTATAATACGGGACGCCCCGGCCCTAAGAAAGAAGTTTTCTGGTCGCATTATGGAGATGAAAGTAATCAACCTTTATATCCGTTTGGCTTTGGGTTAAGTTATACAAGCTTTGATTACTCAGGTTTGCATATAGATGCTGCCGATCAATCAAAAATTAAGGTAAGCATCACGGTAAAGAATACTGGAAAGGTTTCAGGAGAAGAGGTTGTGCAATTATACATTCATGATAAAGTTGCAAGTGTTGTTCGGCCTGTAAAAGAACTTAAAGGTTTTAAAAAAATAAAACTTGAGCCCGGGGAATCTAGACAAGTAGCATTTGTTTTGACAGATGCAGAACTGGGCTTTTTTAATAATGAAGGACAATTCATTGTAGAGCCAGGAGACTTTGATATACTGGTTGGTACAAATTCTCAACAAGGTGTATCGGGCTCTTTCACAAGAAGATAA
- a CDS encoding right-handed parallel beta-helix repeat-containing protein has protein sequence MKYSFKRIVLAFLVIILTSFVHHTVYATVYYASPSGVGTGTFASPCSFVTGLTKLTGAGDTLYLRGGIYYQSTKININKIGTASSRIAVMAYENEKPILDFSAEPYGSSNPGISINNTSAYLHIKGLVIRYAGDNGMINNGSNIIIENCEFYGNCDTGLQHKTGGNNLILNCDSHDNFDYESGGIATPDFGGNADGFADKQYSNVNPNTYDGCRSWNNSDDGWDFFQKIGSSIIKNSICYKNGPVTFDMTNHPRYLTDKAWFDQFASLATYTNYGNGNGFKLGGDFTAHNVTVIRCLAVGNRVRGFDQNNNYGTMTILNGSAYQNGYNYGFGNSSGGTLIIKNCVSLNSTNANAFNSRTVTNVNNSWNKPSVTVNSSDFNSLDTSLILSPRNADGSLATPFMNLVSGSDMIDAGIYVGIEYAGNFPDLGYYESGTIDKFPPIVTSKNTTQTVLFGNPIVTVTFSWGGGATGLDTANIPAGVTATFDNINKTLTLQGTPTIIGNNEYTVTSIGGADMPIVINGSIYVTSSSTKNVAFFTILPMSAADLVIYNKLSANPDFLVIPVDATSTTIDYSGFDVIVISPTPASTSAGFPALEAVNKPKLLLKPFVLRTTVWNWINVSSAINTPQSTVTIFDKTHPIFTGLTFTGVDENELQLFSTVTTNAVTGVTNTTWIASPPVTVIGNALGSATTNSVVEVPVGTNMNGTITTQRFVMIGVSEFSMANLTTTATQLIENTVYYLLGLDVPGGIVPVDFYSVNISENNGDAAVSWKVGIEININQYNVQRSSNGVDFTTIATVQSNGSNEYTWTDNSALSGKSFYRIIAKEISGRELLSKIVSLNRLSKNATIVIAPNPVANKKINLQLNNIVKGKVVVDLYNSTLQNVLSTSFDANGGNSVRSIQVPASCSPGIYNLRVIVANGQTYTKSVIIR, from the coding sequence ATGAAATACTCATTTAAACGTATTGTTTTAGCCTTTTTAGTGATCATTCTGACTTCTTTCGTTCATCATACAGTTTATGCAACAGTTTATTATGCATCTCCAAGTGGTGTGGGGACGGGCACTTTTGCGTCTCCCTGTAGTTTTGTTACCGGATTGACTAAACTGACCGGGGCTGGCGATACGCTTTACTTAAGAGGTGGTATCTATTATCAAAGTACTAAAATCAATATTAATAAGATCGGTACTGCATCTTCCAGAATTGCTGTAATGGCCTACGAAAATGAAAAGCCGATATTGGATTTTAGTGCTGAACCTTACGGGAGTTCTAATCCGGGTATTTCGATCAACAATACATCTGCCTATTTACATATTAAAGGATTGGTTATACGTTATGCAGGAGACAATGGGATGATCAATAACGGTAGTAATATCATTATTGAGAATTGCGAATTCTATGGTAACTGTGATACAGGGTTACAACATAAAACAGGAGGAAATAATTTAATTCTGAACTGTGACTCTCACGACAATTTTGATTATGAGAGTGGAGGAATAGCTACTCCCGATTTTGGTGGAAATGCAGATGGGTTTGCAGATAAACAATACTCCAATGTAAATCCAAATACATACGATGGTTGTCGTTCCTGGAATAACTCGGATGATGGCTGGGACTTTTTTCAAAAAATAGGTAGCAGCATCATTAAGAATAGCATCTGTTATAAAAATGGTCCTGTTACTTTTGATATGACCAATCATCCCCGCTACCTCACAGATAAAGCGTGGTTCGATCAGTTTGCTTCATTGGCTACCTATACTAACTACGGAAATGGTAATGGATTTAAACTGGGTGGAGATTTTACAGCTCACAATGTTACAGTCATCCGTTGTTTAGCCGTGGGCAACAGGGTGCGTGGGTTTGATCAGAATAACAATTATGGTACGATGACTATTTTGAATGGATCAGCATATCAAAATGGCTATAATTATGGATTTGGAAATTCAAGCGGCGGAACACTGATCATTAAGAACTGCGTTTCTTTAAATTCAACCAATGCCAACGCTTTTAACAGCAGAACAGTTACTAACGTTAATAACAGTTGGAACAAACCAAGTGTAACGGTAAACAGTAGTGATTTTAACAGCTTAGATACATCGCTGATACTTAGCCCGAGAAATGCAGATGGAAGTTTGGCTACCCCTTTTATGAATTTGGTTTCGGGTAGTGATATGATCGATGCCGGTATTTATGTGGGTATTGAGTATGCCGGTAATTTTCCTGACCTTGGATATTATGAATCAGGAACGATTGATAAATTTCCTCCGATTGTAACGAGTAAGAATACAACGCAAACTGTTCTTTTCGGAAATCCGATCGTTACTGTAACATTTTCGTGGGGTGGCGGAGCAACAGGATTGGATACTGCTAATATACCAGCAGGAGTTACTGCCACATTCGACAATATCAATAAAACACTGACCTTACAAGGGACTCCAACTATAATCGGAAATAATGAATACACCGTTACGAGTATTGGTGGAGCAGATATGCCAATCGTTATCAACGGCAGTATTTATGTTACATCCTCTTCTACAAAAAACGTAGCTTTTTTTACGATACTTCCGATGTCTGCCGCAGACCTGGTGATCTACAATAAACTAAGTGCCAATCCGGATTTTTTAGTGATACCTGTAGATGCTACTTCTACAACAATTGACTACAGCGGGTTTGATGTGATAGTGATCAGTCCAACCCCGGCATCCACTTCAGCCGGCTTTCCTGCATTGGAAGCAGTGAATAAGCCTAAATTATTATTGAAACCGTTTGTACTTAGAACTACTGTATGGAATTGGATAAATGTTTCATCTGCCATCAACACGCCACAATCTACTGTAACGATATTTGATAAAACACACCCGATCTTTACAGGATTAACTTTTACAGGAGTTGATGAAAATGAATTGCAATTATTTTCAACCGTTACTACCAATGCCGTTACCGGGGTAACTAACACAACATGGATCGCTTCACCTCCTGTTACTGTTATAGGGAATGCATTGGGATCTGCTACAACTAATAGTGTGGTAGAAGTTCCGGTTGGTACCAATATGAACGGAACGATCACAACACAGCGATTTGTAATGATTGGGGTGAGTGAATTTTCGATGGCTAATTTAACAACAACCGCTACTCAGTTAATTGAAAATACGGTGTATTATCTTTTAGGGTTAGATGTGCCGGGTGGTATAGTGCCTGTTGATTTTTATAGTGTTAATATCAGTGAAAATAATGGTGATGCAGCAGTATCATGGAAGGTGGGTATTGAGATTAATATCAATCAATATAATGTTCAACGTTCATCGAACGGTGTTGATTTTACTACGATCGCTACTGTACAGTCAAATGGCAGCAACGAATATACATGGACAGATAATTCTGCATTATCCGGGAAAAGTTTTTACAGAATTATCGCAAAAGAAATAAGTGGCAGAGAATTATTGAGTAAGATCGTTTCATTAAACAGACTGTCGAAAAATGCCACAATAGTTATTGCACCTAACCCGGTTGCCAATAAAAAGATCAATCTTCAATTGAATAATATTGTTAAAGGAAAAGTTGTTGTTGATCTCTACAATAGCACACTTCAAAATGTATTGAGTACCAGCTTTGATGCTAACGGAGGTAATTCAGTGAGATCGATACAGGTGCCAGCTTCCTGCTCTCCGGGCATTTATAATTTGAGAGTGATTGTAGCAAACGGACAAACGTATACGAAGTCGGTTATTATCAGATAA
- a CDS encoding lamin tail domain-containing protein — MRKINLFPLYSILIAFIFSLPFSTKAQIVISQYYEGTGTNKWIELTNLGNSAVNTASPQLKLGLWAVSGSTGNITFTGAATNTYNLTVTIPAKGSVLIGNTGNGTEVTYLTAGSANETSNSVINFNGNDGVALLDASGTIIDKFGEGINAADISYVRSTSITAANATYTPSEWTSTSLATVQGAATGTPQRLGYQLAPLCIAPTAQATALSFSSVTSSSINGSFTAASGADGYVVVMSTSSTLSANPVDGTTYTTGNSIGGGTVINAGTSTSFSTSGLSSNTIYYFFVFDYTNTNCTGGPKYLTTSPLNASQATPYPPCVAPTVQATALNFSGVTSSSINGSFTSAAGADGYVVVMSTSSSLTSTPVDGTSYSFGNSLGGGTVVHNGSTPSFSKSGLSSNTTYYFFVFDFTNTNCTGGPKYLTTSPLTGNQTTAYPPCVAPTNSATAMTFSSVTSSTITTGFTIAGGVDGYLVIRSTASSLSANPVDATTYTTGNTIGGGTVISVGTTNSIPQTGLAAATTYYYYVFSYNNVNCTSGPVYKTTALTGSKATDPAVLSYYFGNLHSHSSYSDGNSDDVTKTPADDYAYAKNAMCMDFLGISEHNHAGAGMLLADWQPGATQAAAATTSSFVALHGQEWGVIGTQGTNGDHAGHVIVYGLDSLAGWETNNYQIYVPKSTYLGTGGLFDIINRHGNNAFASLAHPDNYDYNNILNTTYDVNADNAIAGSAIESGPAFSADTTYTNPASIGYYAFYKNMLAKGYHMGPTIDHDNHNLTFGHTAKTRLAIMAYTLSETNILDAMRKMRFYATEDCAAKIGFTINTSYPIGSIITKAGTPTISVTTNTTNTVSSIKLMYGVPGSGSAATTLTSTTASSLTYTHTALANLATGYYFLDITESNGARVITAPIWYTRDDGAQRPAFVTSLFTINEADKVILKWTATHEPANEVYEIQRSIDGRNFITIGTLNGKGNTTDQLNYAIEDRSPYNGLAYYRLAQKNATGNTTYSELQTVNRTSIPSSYFVAYFNQANDQLNVKVISAQTERTRIDLLDITGRIVKTQLINLNKGEQNIQINLSGLIKGTYVTRIQLGQKVQTQMLNKF, encoded by the coding sequence ATGAGGAAAATTAACCTATTCCCACTGTACAGTATTTTAATTGCATTCATCTTCTCTCTTCCATTTTCAACCAAAGCACAAATTGTGATCTCCCAATATTATGAGGGTACAGGCACAAATAAATGGATAGAACTAACCAACCTCGGCAATAGTGCTGTGAACACGGCATCACCACAATTAAAGCTAGGCCTGTGGGCTGTATCAGGCTCTACAGGTAATATAACTTTTACCGGAGCTGCAACAAATACTTATAACCTAACGGTAACTATACCCGCAAAAGGATCCGTATTAATTGGTAACACAGGAAATGGTACAGAAGTGACTTATCTTACTGCCGGCAGTGCAAACGAAACCTCCAACTCGGTTATAAATTTTAATGGCAATGATGGGGTTGCATTGCTGGATGCATCAGGCACTATCATTGATAAATTCGGCGAAGGCATCAATGCGGCAGATATCAGTTATGTACGCAGTACTTCTATCACTGCTGCCAATGCAACTTATACACCATCGGAATGGACAAGCACTTCGCTGGCAACTGTACAAGGTGCAGCAACAGGTACGCCGCAAAGATTGGGCTATCAATTAGCACCACTTTGTATTGCCCCAACTGCACAGGCAACCGCATTATCTTTTTCAAGTGTTACAAGCAGTTCAATCAATGGTTCATTTACTGCAGCCTCCGGCGCAGATGGCTATGTAGTAGTAATGAGTACCAGCAGCACATTAAGTGCAAATCCTGTTGATGGCACTACTTATACAACAGGTAATAGTATTGGCGGTGGCACTGTGATAAACGCAGGTACATCTACTTCATTCAGCACATCAGGATTAAGCAGTAACACAATTTATTACTTCTTTGTGTTTGATTACACTAACACAAATTGTACAGGCGGACCAAAATATTTAACCACATCTCCATTAAATGCAAGCCAGGCCACACCATATCCGCCTTGTGTTGCACCAACAGTACAGGCAACTGCTTTAAATTTTTCAGGTGTAACAAGCAGTTCGATCAATGGTTCATTTACCAGCGCAGCTGGTGCAGATGGATATGTGGTAGTGATGAGTACAAGCAGCAGTTTAACTTCAACGCCTGTTGATGGAACAAGTTATAGTTTTGGAAATAGCTTAGGCGGAGGCACTGTTGTACATAATGGCAGTACCCCATCCTTCAGCAAATCCGGATTAAGCAGCAACACTACTTATTATTTCTTTGTATTCGATTTTACCAATACAAATTGCACAGGCGGACCAAAATATTTAACTACTTCTCCATTAACGGGCAATCAAACCACAGCTTATCCTCCATGCGTTGCTCCTACTAATAGTGCTACTGCAATGACATTCTCATCAGTAACAAGTTCAACTATCACCACAGGCTTTACAATTGCCGGTGGTGTTGATGGTTATCTAGTTATCAGAAGCACAGCAAGCTCTTTAAGTGCCAACCCGGTTGATGCTACAACGTATACAACTGGTAATACTATTGGAGGTGGCACGGTGATTAGTGTAGGCACAACCAATTCTATTCCGCAAACAGGTTTGGCTGCAGCCACTACATATTATTATTATGTTTTCTCTTACAACAATGTGAATTGTACATCAGGACCTGTTTATAAAACAACGGCCTTGACTGGCAGTAAAGCAACTGATCCTGCAGTGTTGAGTTATTATTTTGGTAACCTCCATTCGCATAGCAGCTACTCAGATGGTAACAGCGATGATGTTACAAAAACTCCTGCAGATGATTATGCGTATGCAAAGAATGCCATGTGTATGGATTTTCTTGGCATCAGCGAACATAACCATGCAGGTGCAGGCATGCTGCTTGCAGATTGGCAGCCTGGTGCTACACAAGCTGCAGCTGCAACCACCAGTTCGTTCGTTGCATTGCACGGACAGGAATGGGGTGTAATAGGAACACAAGGCACTAACGGTGATCATGCAGGCCACGTAATTGTTTACGGCCTCGATTCTCTGGCAGGATGGGAAACAAATAATTATCAGATCTATGTTCCAAAAAGTACTTACCTCGGAACAGGTGGTTTGTTTGATATCATCAACAGGCATGGCAACAATGCTTTTGCAAGTCTGGCTCATCCTGATAATTATGATTACAACAATATATTGAATACAACTTATGATGTAAATGCAGACAATGCAATTGCTGGTTCTGCCATTGAAAGCGGCCCTGCTTTTTCTGCGGATACAACATATACCAATCCTGCATCAATTGGCTATTACGCTTTTTATAAGAACATGCTGGCAAAAGGATATCATATGGGGCCAACGATAGATCATGATAACCACAATCTCACATTTGGACATACTGCTAAAACAAGATTAGCGATCATGGCATATACTTTATCTGAAACAAATATTCTGGATGCAATGAGAAAAATGCGTTTCTATGCAACAGAAGATTGTGCTGCCAAGATCGGGTTTACTATCAACACTTCTTACCCAATAGGCAGTATCATTACCAAAGCAGGAACTCCAACTATATCAGTTACAACCAACACAACCAACACCGTTAGTTCTATTAAATTAATGTATGGTGTTCCGGGAAGTGGCTCGGCTGCAACAACGTTAACGTCCACAACTGCCAGCTCATTAACCTATACACACACTGCTTTAGCAAATCTTGCAACCGGTTATTATTTCTTAGATATAACAGAAAGCAATGGCGCAAGAGTTATCACTGCCCCAATTTGGTATACAAGAGATGATGGCGCTCAAAGACCAGCATTTGTCACTTCTTTATTTACGATCAATGAAGCAGACAAAGTGATCCTTAAATGGACCGCTACACATGAACCTGCTAATGAAGTATATGAAATTCAACGGTCAATTGACGGAAGAAATTTTATCACTATAGGAACTTTAAATGGCAAAGGCAATACAACTGATCAGCTCAACTATGCAATCGAAGACAGATCGCCTTACAATGGATTAGCTTATTACAGACTAGCTCAGAAAAACGCTACCGGCAACACTACTTATTCTGAATTACAAACTGTGAACAGAACAAGTATCCCTTCTTCTTATTTTGTTGCATACTTTAACCAGGCTAATGATCAGTTGAATGTAAAAGTGATCAGCGCACAAACTGAAAGAACAAGAATAGATCTATTGGATATTACCGGACGAATTGTAAAAACACAATTGATTAACCTGAACAAAGGGGAACAAAACATACAGATCAATCTTTCAGGACTTATAAAAGGTACTTATGTAACGAGAATACAATTAGGACAAAAAGTACAAACACAAATGCTGAATAAGTTTTAA
- a CDS encoding MFS transporter yields MTKQTNWNQFLTLITVFFFWGFVAASNDILIPVFKKAFNLSQGKSQLVSVAFYVAYTVGSLIYFGVSKLLKIDLLNKLGYKNGIVTGLLISALGTLLFYPAANNQSFGLMISGLFIVGLGFALQQIAANPLAIVMGDPTTGSQRLTMAGGVNNFGTTIGPLIVSFAIFGSVASANTEASIESVKIPYLILGLAFALVALFIKFSSLPNKIDLDTVAEEESLEVNKLLHKKSAFQYPQLLMGMVAIFVYVGVEVATASNLPAYLEQHLNVQTSQVAPYMSLYWASLMIGRWTGAVGAFDVSKGAKQTLSFFMPYIAFAIFLLVNTIAKHDISQFYIYGVVIAVMIACDLMSKGNPVRMLLIFSLAGIVSLLTGIFTSGMVSAYAFVSVGLFCSTLWPCIFTVAVAGLGKHTNQGSSLLIMMIMGGGIVSWIQGVVADTVGIQYSYFVGIICFAYLAFYAFKAKSILKNQGVDFDRLKSEGGH; encoded by the coding sequence ATGACCAAGCAAACTAACTGGAATCAGTTCCTTACATTGATCACTGTATTTTTTTTCTGGGGATTTGTTGCAGCCAGCAACGATATTTTGATCCCGGTTTTTAAAAAAGCATTTAATTTGTCGCAAGGGAAAAGTCAATTAGTATCCGTTGCGTTTTATGTGGCATATACCGTTGGTTCGTTGATCTATTTTGGTGTTTCAAAGCTTCTGAAAATAGATCTGTTAAATAAACTGGGGTATAAAAATGGTATTGTGACAGGGTTGTTAATCTCTGCACTAGGGACATTGTTGTTTTATCCAGCGGCCAACAATCAATCTTTCGGTTTAATGATTTCCGGATTATTCATTGTTGGTCTTGGATTTGCTTTGCAGCAAATAGCAGCAAACCCTTTAGCGATCGTGATGGGTGATCCTACAACAGGTTCACAAAGATTAACGATGGCGGGAGGTGTAAATAATTTTGGTACTACTATCGGGCCACTGATCGTAAGTTTTGCCATTTTTGGAAGTGTTGCATCTGCCAATACAGAAGCAAGTATCGAGAGTGTAAAAATTCCTTATCTTATTTTAGGGTTGGCGTTTGCGTTAGTAGCCTTGTTTATAAAATTTTCATCACTGCCCAATAAAATTGATCTGGATACTGTGGCCGAAGAAGAATCTTTAGAGGTAAATAAATTATTGCATAAAAAATCTGCTTTCCAGTATCCTCAATTGTTAATGGGGATGGTGGCGATATTTGTATATGTTGGTGTAGAAGTAGCGACAGCCAGTAATTTACCGGCTTATTTAGAGCAACATTTAAATGTGCAAACATCACAGGTTGCCCCATATATGTCTCTTTACTGGGCCAGTTTAATGATCGGCAGGTGGACGGGGGCAGTGGGTGCATTTGATGTAAGTAAAGGAGCGAAACAAACACTAAGTTTTTTTATGCCTTATATTGCTTTTGCAATTTTTCTGTTGGTGAATACTATAGCCAAACATGATATTTCCCAGTTTTATATCTATGGGGTTGTGATAGCGGTAATGATCGCCTGTGATCTCATGAGTAAAGGAAATCCTGTACGGATGTTACTGATCTTTTCTTTAGCAGGCATCGTGTCTTTGCTAACCGGGATATTTACCAGTGGCATGGTGAGTGCTTATGCATTTGTTAGTGTGGGGCTATTCTGTAGTACGCTATGGCCATGCATATTTACGGTGGCAGTTGCCGGTTTGGGTAAGCATACAAACCAGGGCAGCAGCTTATTGATCATGATGATCATGGGAGGAGGGATAGTAAGCTGGATACAGGGGGTGGTTGCAGATACAGTAGGGATACAGTACAGTTATTTTGTTGGAATAATTTGTTTTGCATACCTGGCTTTCTATGCGTTTAAAGCCAAATCAATTCTAAAAAACCAAGGTGTTGATTTTGATAGACTGAAAAGTGAGGGAGGGCATTAA
- a CDS encoding MFS transporter has product MFKNLSTFIKLKPALAVGFLFCVSSLIFGIWVAAIPSIKQRLGFSDGSLGLSLLLSPLGALTGVALSTKVFKKIAVGKWMLVGYCMICLIMVMEINAMNRLMLWCSLYFFGLVSFLNGVSANATVNILEKKYDRNMMSTCHGLYSLGGGVSTGLAILFFSAGIQSGLQIIVVAFIIILILLNNRHHLLLHKDIIHSGSGLKFPSPTILGISFICMVVFMAEGCVADWSALYFKESLHVPKALVSIGYTGFAVAMTIGRFNGDQLIKKIGGKKIVIAGSILASMGFVLVVTATVLPVAVAGYICIGFGCSCIVPVLFSASANIPGVSKVEGFAMVTTGGLLGFLTGPSLIGLISEQVNLSAGLSLLILFTLCAALVAWRNRFLVDNKKMETAMPYDEQLY; this is encoded by the coding sequence ATGTTTAAAAATCTGTCCACTTTTATTAAACTGAAACCCGCTTTAGCGGTAGGGTTTCTTTTTTGTGTATCTAGCCTGATATTTGGCATTTGGGTAGCTGCTATACCATCTATTAAACAACGGTTGGGTTTTAGCGATGGCAGCCTGGGACTTTCTCTGTTATTATCTCCATTGGGTGCTTTGACCGGCGTGGCTTTATCTACCAAAGTATTTAAAAAAATTGCTGTAGGGAAATGGATGTTGGTTGGTTATTGCATGATCTGCCTAATTATGGTCATGGAGATCAATGCAATGAACAGATTAATGCTTTGGTGTTCTTTATATTTTTTTGGGCTGGTCAGTTTTTTAAATGGTGTATCTGCCAATGCAACTGTAAATATCCTTGAGAAAAAATATGATCGTAATATGATGAGTACCTGTCATGGATTATATAGTTTAGGCGGTGGCGTTAGTACAGGTCTTGCTATTCTTTTTTTCTCTGCAGGCATTCAATCAGGATTGCAGATCATTGTCGTAGCGTTTATCATCATTCTTATTCTTTTAAATAACAGACACCATTTGTTGTTGCATAAAGATATCATTCATTCAGGCTCTGGATTAAAATTTCCTTCGCCAACCATTTTAGGGATATCGTTTATATGCATGGTCGTTTTTATGGCAGAAGGCTGTGTAGCAGATTGGAGTGCTTTGTATTTTAAAGAATCTTTACATGTGCCGAAAGCATTGGTGAGTATCGGCTATACGGGATTTGCTGTTGCAATGACCATCGGACGATTCAATGGCGATCAACTCATCAAAAAGATAGGTGGAAAAAAGATCGTAATAGCCGGAAGCATCCTTGCTTCTATGGGGTTTGTGCTTGTGGTTACGGCTACTGTTTTACCCGTTGCAGTAGCAGGGTATATATGTATAGGATTTGGATGCTCTTGTATTGTGCCGGTATTATTCAGTGCATCGGCAAACATACCAGGTGTAAGCAAAGTAGAAGGTTTTGCGATGGTTACGACAGGAGGGTTGCTTGGCTTTTTAACGGGGCCTTCTTTAATAGGGCTGATCTCTGAACAGGTCAATCTTTCGGCAGGGTTATCACTGTTGATCCTGTTTACTTTATGTGCAGCTCTGGTAGCATGGAGAAATCGTTTTTTAGTTGATAATAAAAAGATGGAAACAGCTATGCCGTATGATGAACAGTTATACTGA